Proteins encoded together in one Streptomyces umbrinus window:
- the map gene encoding type I methionyl aminopeptidase — MSGQSLLVPGELSPTRPVPGNIRRPEYVGKPAPTPYTGGEVQTPETVEAMRVAGQIAARAMAEAAKLIAPGVTTDELDRVAHDYMCDHGAYPSTLGYRGFPKSLCTSVNEVICHGIPDSTVLRDGDIINLDVTAYIGGVHGDNNATYLVGDVDEESRLLVERTRESLDRAIKAVKPGRQINIIGRVIESYAKRFGYGVVRDFTGHGINSSFHSGLIIPHYDSPHATTLIQPGMTFTIEPMLTLGTHEYDMWDDGWTVVTKDRRRTAQFEHTLVVTDSGAEVLTLP, encoded by the coding sequence ATGTCTGGCCAGTCGCTGCTCGTACCAGGGGAGCTTTCTCCCACCCGTCCCGTGCCGGGAAACATCAGGCGTCCCGAGTACGTGGGCAAGCCCGCCCCCACGCCGTACACCGGAGGGGAGGTCCAGACCCCGGAGACGGTCGAGGCGATGCGTGTCGCGGGGCAGATCGCCGCCCGGGCGATGGCCGAGGCCGCGAAGCTCATCGCGCCCGGCGTCACCACGGACGAGCTGGACCGGGTCGCCCACGACTACATGTGCGACCACGGCGCCTACCCGTCCACGCTCGGCTACCGCGGCTTCCCGAAGTCCCTGTGCACCTCCGTGAACGAGGTCATCTGTCACGGCATCCCGGACTCCACTGTCCTGCGGGACGGCGACATCATCAACCTCGACGTGACGGCGTACATCGGCGGTGTGCACGGCGACAACAACGCCACGTACCTCGTCGGCGACGTGGACGAGGAGTCGCGGCTGCTCGTCGAGCGGACCCGTGAGTCCCTCGACCGTGCCATCAAGGCCGTCAAGCCCGGCCGGCAGATCAACATCATCGGCCGGGTCATCGAGTCGTACGCGAAGCGCTTCGGGTACGGGGTCGTGCGGGACTTCACCGGGCACGGCATCAACTCGTCGTTCCACTCGGGGCTGATCATCCCGCACTACGACAGCCCGCACGCGACGACCCTGATCCAGCCGGGGATGACGTTCACGATCGAGCCGATGCTGACGCTGGGCACGCACGAGTACGACATGTGGGACGACGGGTGGACCGTCGTGACGAAGGACCGGCGGCGGACCGCACAGTTCGAGCACACGCTGGTCGTCACGGACAGCGGGGCCGAGGTGCTGACCCTGCCGTAA
- a CDS encoding biliverdin-producing heme oxygenase — translation MNSSSTPFSTLIRTASHEQHGQAHDSTFMSELLGGRLGVDAYTRYTEQLWFVYRALEEGGRELVGDPVAGPFLRPELVRVAALERDLAHLRGPEWRESVTALPATEEYTARITECARTWPGGYVAHHYTRYLGDLSGGQVLRSKAEQTWGFARKGDGVRFYVFEDIGNPAAFKRGYRELLDGVLADDLEKQRIIAECKRAFALNIAVFVALGEEFRISA, via the coding sequence ATGAACTCGTCGAGCACACCGTTCTCGACGCTCATCCGCACCGCGTCGCACGAGCAGCACGGGCAGGCGCACGACTCGACGTTCATGAGCGAGTTGCTGGGCGGCAGGCTGGGCGTGGACGCGTACACGCGGTACACCGAGCAGCTGTGGTTCGTCTACCGGGCGCTGGAGGAAGGCGGGCGCGAGCTCGTCGGCGATCCCGTGGCGGGGCCGTTCCTGCGCCCCGAGCTGGTGCGGGTGGCCGCGCTGGAGCGGGATCTCGCGCATCTGCGGGGCCCGGAGTGGCGCGAGAGCGTCACGGCGCTGCCCGCGACCGAGGAGTACACGGCGCGGATCACCGAGTGCGCGCGTACGTGGCCCGGTGGGTACGTGGCGCATCACTACACCCGTTACCTCGGCGACCTCTCCGGCGGCCAGGTCCTGCGGAGCAAGGCCGAGCAGACGTGGGGCTTCGCCCGCAAGGGGGACGGGGTGCGGTTCTACGTGTTCGAGGACATCGGGAACCCTGCCGCGTTCAAGCGGGGGTATCGCGAGTTGCTCGATGGTGTGCTTGCGGATGATCTGGAGAAGCAGCGGATCATTGCTGAGTGCAAGCGGGCGTTCGCGCTCAACATCGCGGTCTTTGTTGCTTTGGGGGAAGAGTTCCGCATCAGTGCGTGA